In Finegoldia magna ATCC 53516, a genomic segment contains:
- the recR gene encoding recombination mediator RecR, giving the protein MSLYPKAMDELIKNLSNLPTIGRKSARRLAYRIIDMDPKKVDELVESIVNVKTNIRPCANCGNLTDKKLCDICSDQKRDNSVITVVEDSMNVISIEKTGEYNGKYHVLGGLLSPRDNIAPQDLNLENLFLRCKKDYVKEVILALSPTTNGDLTTNFIIEVLKNEEYNVKVSRIAMGVPLGANLEYYDEMSLYKAILDRREIK; this is encoded by the coding sequence TTGTCACTATACCCTAAAGCAATGGATGAATTGATTAAAAATTTGTCCAATTTGCCGACTATTGGCAGAAAAAGTGCGAGAAGATTAGCTTATAGAATTATAGACATGGATCCTAAAAAAGTCGATGAGCTTGTAGAAAGCATTGTAAATGTGAAGACTAATATTAGACCGTGCGCTAATTGTGGAAATCTTACTGATAAAAAATTGTGTGATATTTGTTCCGATCAAAAAAGAGATAACAGTGTCATAACTGTCGTTGAAGATTCAATGAATGTAATATCAATTGAAAAAACTGGCGAATACAATGGGAAATATCACGTTTTAGGTGGATTATTATCTCCAAGGGATAATATCGCTCCGCAAGATTTGAATTTGGAAAATTTGTTTTTGAGATGTAAAAAAGATTATGTTAAGGAAGTTATCCTAGCATTATCACCAACAACTAACGGAGATTTAACAACTAACTTCATAATAGAAGTTCTTAAAAATGAAGAATATAACGTAAAAGTTTCCAGAATTGCAATGGGAGTACCATTGGGAGCTAATTTGGAATATTATGACGAAATGAGCTTGTACAAGGCTATTTTGGATAGAAGAGAAATAAAATAA
- a CDS encoding NAD(P)H-dependent oxidoreductase, whose protein sequence is MNKMQRKLIDLDNHGQKVRVGLVGCGKMGSGLVSQLSRIKGMRPSVIVDRHVDKCVTALRKAGVKDVDIVKTTDLKVAENAIKNNSFVVSDDYTLSYKLDMIDGVIDATGNPPFGTQLAVESIEHEKQTILLNVECDAVVGPILNEMAKKKGVVYTGSAGDEPGAIIQLSDFALGLGFKLLAVGKGKNNPLDNYTNEDILREEALSKGLVPKMLTSFVDGTNTMIELTAVANALGFTPDVLGCHGITTNIHDIADEFKLKEQGGILNNYNIVDFAFGVAPGVFAIVTHDTNEVHDLMEYLSMGKGPNYTLYRPYHLTSLETPLTIYDAIVEKEPTIYPKYGQVSDTITVAKRDIKKGQIIEGIGGHDCFGKITSHKHQMENNLLPMPIITEKTTAKVDIPKDTLITYDMVNLDEDHIITRLRKRQDELGL, encoded by the coding sequence ATGAATAAAATGCAAAGAAAACTTATTGACTTAGATAACCACGGTCAAAAAGTTAGAGTAGGTTTGGTTGGTTGTGGCAAAATGGGATCAGGTCTTGTGAGTCAGTTGAGTAGAATCAAAGGAATGAGACCATCTGTTATTGTAGATCGACACGTCGACAAGTGCGTGACTGCCTTGAGAAAAGCAGGTGTAAAAGATGTAGATATTGTCAAAACAACTGATTTGAAAGTTGCAGAAAATGCTATTAAAAATAATTCGTTCGTAGTAAGTGATGATTATACTTTGAGTTACAAATTGGACATGATTGATGGCGTAATTGATGCTACAGGAAATCCTCCATTTGGGACACAACTTGCAGTTGAAAGTATTGAACACGAAAAACAAACTATTTTATTAAATGTAGAATGTGACGCTGTTGTTGGACCTATTTTGAACGAAATGGCGAAGAAAAAAGGTGTTGTGTACACAGGATCTGCAGGAGATGAACCAGGAGCTATAATTCAATTGTCAGATTTTGCGCTTGGATTGGGATTCAAATTATTAGCTGTAGGTAAGGGCAAGAACAATCCATTGGATAATTACACTAATGAAGATATTTTACGAGAAGAAGCCTTGTCAAAAGGTTTGGTTCCAAAAATGTTGACATCATTTGTAGATGGAACTAATACGATGATTGAACTAACTGCTGTTGCAAATGCATTGGGATTTACTCCTGATGTTTTGGGTTGTCATGGAATTACAACAAACATTCACGATATTGCTGACGAATTTAAATTAAAAGAACAAGGCGGAATTTTAAATAATTACAATATAGTTGATTTTGCATTTGGAGTTGCGCCGGGAGTTTTTGCTATTGTAACTCACGATACTAACGAAGTTCACGATTTGATGGAATATTTGTCAATGGGTAAAGGACCAAACTATACTTTGTATAGACCATATCATTTGACAAGTTTGGAAACTCCACTTACTATTTACGATGCAATTGTAGAGAAAGAACCGACAATTTATCCAAAATACGGTCAAGTTTCTGATACAATTACAGTTGCAAAAAGAGACATCAAAAAAGGCCAAATAATTGAAGGTATCGGTGGACACGATTGTTTCGGTAAAATTACATCTCACAAACATCAAATGGAAAATAATTTGTTGCCAATGCCAATCATCACAGAAAAAACAACTGCAAAAGTTGATATACCAAAAGACACATTGATTACTTACGATATGGTTAATCTGGATGAAGACCATATAATTACCAGACTTCGTAAGAGACAAGATGAATTGGGATTATAA
- a CDS encoding molybdopterin-containing oxidoreductase family protein, with the protein MGKIKTICGICPGQCHVECDMDGRKIKSIKKSDEKPSALCLRGLYSDEILNSEDRLTDPLIRTGEKGTLEFKKASWDEAMKLIKEKCSKIIEQYGAKSIASHFGRGAFDTTSNDFISIQMPNADNGGFLSPIGSPNNGSVGSLCFVSFGIFAPQTVFGLSAPNLVCDLQNTEMLCVWGANPKTDSPPFFYNNMVKRKNEGMKIIAVDHYNSDIIEYADYKYIVNSGTDIVLILGMLNYLKDKLDQDFIEKYTYGYDEFKEYFTQFDLEKTSEITGLEVDEVKELANLLFDNTVALKSYTGLEYSHCGVQTIRSLYILWSLLGNLDIKGGLLINKNKPMKRVQNPPNNAKNIEKIGSKEFPLFDKLIGQPQFTKLPQAILESDPYPIKGLINLGSCMSVNYPNSQLYRKALKSLDFFVTCDRFMTEDAYFADVILPATTYYEEDRYAIYPDRIEIKEKLVEPLGNSLPNIFILKKIADALGFGEYYPENFDDLLDKAFYHTPEILKELKEKGVYHFDKKPEVSYKKYDSFNTETGKIEIHSKLLEKYGFSPIPVYDDGFENKHEKSEKLSKYPFTMNTGARIHTTFRTQHLNIDGLLNHQEYPQVIMNEDDAKELGIENMDLVEVYNDRASVILQAVTNNMSNRHDLEINVGGGSFSQDDNWKDANINMLIDNEIFDPISGFPVFKRQHCNIRKVK; encoded by the coding sequence ATGGGAAAAATTAAAACTATTTGTGGAATTTGTCCTGGTCAATGCCATGTGGAATGCGACATGGACGGTAGAAAGATAAAATCCATCAAAAAATCAGACGAAAAACCTTCCGCTCTTTGTTTGAGAGGATTGTATTCAGACGAAATTCTAAACTCAGAAGACAGATTAACTGATCCTTTGATTAGAACTGGTGAAAAAGGAACACTAGAATTCAAAAAAGCTTCATGGGATGAAGCCATGAAACTTATCAAAGAAAAATGTTCTAAAATAATTGAACAATACGGTGCAAAATCAATTGCAAGTCATTTTGGTAGAGGCGCATTCGACACAACTTCGAACGATTTTATTTCAATTCAAATGCCTAACGCTGATAACGGAGGATTCTTGTCTCCAATAGGAAGTCCGAACAACGGATCAGTTGGCTCATTATGTTTCGTATCGTTTGGCATATTTGCTCCTCAAACAGTTTTTGGATTAAGTGCACCGAATCTAGTTTGCGATTTGCAAAACACTGAAATGCTTTGCGTGTGGGGTGCCAATCCCAAAACAGATTCTCCTCCATTTTTCTATAATAATATGGTAAAAAGAAAAAATGAAGGAATGAAAATCATAGCCGTAGACCATTACAATTCAGATATTATCGAATATGCTGATTACAAATACATCGTCAATAGTGGTACTGATATAGTACTAATTCTTGGAATGCTAAATTACTTAAAAGATAAACTTGACCAAGATTTTATCGAAAAATACACTTACGGTTACGATGAATTCAAGGAATATTTTACGCAATTTGATTTGGAAAAAACATCAGAAATCACTGGACTTGAAGTTGACGAGGTAAAAGAGTTGGCAAATTTACTCTTTGACAACACAGTTGCTCTTAAATCATACACAGGACTTGAATATTCACACTGTGGAGTTCAAACAATACGTTCATTGTATATTTTATGGAGCTTATTGGGAAACTTAGATATCAAAGGCGGACTTTTGATTAATAAAAACAAGCCAATGAAGAGAGTACAAAACCCACCGAATAACGCAAAAAATATCGAAAAAATCGGTTCAAAGGAATTCCCTCTTTTCGACAAATTAATCGGTCAACCACAATTTACGAAACTTCCACAAGCAATATTAGAATCCGATCCTTATCCAATAAAAGGTCTAATTAATTTGGGCTCATGTATGTCTGTAAATTATCCTAACAGTCAACTTTACAGAAAAGCGTTAAAAAGTTTGGATTTCTTCGTAACTTGTGACAGATTTATGACTGAAGATGCATACTTTGCAGATGTCATCCTCCCTGCTACAACTTATTACGAAGAAGATCGCTACGCAATATATCCAGACCGCATCGAAATCAAAGAAAAATTAGTAGAACCATTGGGCAATTCTCTTCCAAATATTTTTATTTTGAAAAAAATTGCAGATGCATTAGGATTTGGTGAATACTACCCTGAAAATTTCGATGATTTATTGGATAAAGCTTTTTATCACACACCAGAAATTTTAAAAGAATTGAAGGAAAAAGGCGTATATCATTTCGACAAAAAGCCAGAAGTGTCTTACAAAAAATACGATTCATTTAATACAGAAACTGGTAAAATTGAAATTCATTCAAAACTTTTAGAAAAGTATGGATTCTCACCTATCCCAGTTTATGACGACGGATTTGAAAATAAGCACGAAAAATCAGAAAAATTATCCAAATATCCATTTACTATGAACACAGGCGCAAGAATTCATACAACATTCAGAACGCAACATTTGAACATCGATGGATTATTAAATCATCAAGAATACCCACAAGTTATAATGAATGAAGATGATGCTAAAGAATTAGGAATTGAAAATATGGATTTGGTTGAAGTATACAACGATAGAGCAAGTGTAATCCTTCAAGCAGTTACTAATAATATGTCAAACCGTCACGATTTGGAAATAAATGTCGGCGGTGGTTCATTCAGCCAAGATGACAATTGGAAAGATGCGAACATTAATATGTTAATTGACAACGAAATCTTCGATCCAATTTCAGGATTTCCAGTTTTCAAAAGACAACATTGCAATATAAGAAAAGTAAAATAA
- a CDS encoding AzlD domain-containing protein produces MYNIILILLCSLVTAVPKILPLKYLKGKQLSRQTAEFLNIIPYTSLSIMVIRGILTASSEMLVPTIVASIVAIIIAYLKENVGLTIILAVLTAFICLKFF; encoded by the coding sequence ATGTATAATATAATTTTAATTTTATTATGTAGCTTAGTTACAGCGGTTCCTAAGATATTACCTCTAAAATATTTAAAAGGAAAACAACTTTCCAGACAAACCGCTGAATTTTTAAATATAATACCATATACATCATTAAGTATCATGGTAATAAGAGGAATTCTAACAGCTTCAAGTGAAATGCTAGTTCCTACAATTGTAGCTTCAATCGTAGCTATTATTATCGCTTATTTGAAAGAAAATGTTGGACTAACAATTATATTAGCAGTTCTAACAGCATTTATTTGTTTGAAATTTTTCTAA
- a CDS encoding NAD(P)/FAD-dependent oxidoreductase — MKVGIIGAGASGVFAALFLKQNYIDTTVIERNANALKKIYATGNGRCNFTNRNVSYKNYHGENPKFTISAIKKFDNYDVIEFFNDMGIPEVELENGKIFPKSLQASSIVKQMMCLANHLEVEFIYDSFVDDVRKNGDVFEVKSNGSLYKFDYLIIACGSKAYKKSGSDGNGYILMKKLGHNIVKTHPGIVQLRLNGDSFKKMSGTKFKANAKLVVDNKEVFEFYHDVLFTDYGISGPTILQLSGEAIRAKNKGLDVKIRIDTVDLDENKLYEHLIYIISLNYYKKINELLVGLINDNLIEEVLNQAGISYDINVCELSKEEIYKLAHTLKNLEFSVSGYKDEDSGQITCGGVDTDEINPSTMESKKIKNLYIIGEIMDVDGDCGGYNLQWAFSSAYSCAMSIIKKEN; from the coding sequence ATGAAGGTAGGAATTATTGGAGCAGGAGCTAGTGGAGTTTTTGCGGCATTATTTTTAAAACAAAATTACATAGACACGACTGTTATTGAAAGAAACGCCAACGCTTTGAAGAAAATTTATGCAACAGGTAACGGTAGATGCAATTTTACTAACAGAAATGTATCGTACAAGAATTATCATGGTGAAAATCCAAAATTCACAATAAGTGCTATCAAAAAATTTGATAATTACGATGTTATTGAGTTTTTTAATGATATGGGAATTCCCGAAGTTGAGCTTGAAAATGGCAAGATTTTTCCGAAAAGTTTACAAGCTTCATCAATCGTAAAACAAATGATGTGCTTAGCAAATCATTTGGAAGTAGAATTCATCTACGATAGTTTTGTTGATGACGTTAGAAAAAACGGAGATGTTTTTGAAGTAAAATCCAACGGTTCATTGTATAAGTTTGATTATTTGATAATAGCTTGTGGGTCGAAGGCTTACAAAAAAAGTGGCTCTGATGGAAATGGATACATTCTTATGAAAAAACTGGGACACAATATAGTGAAAACTCATCCAGGAATTGTGCAATTGAGACTTAATGGAGATAGTTTCAAAAAAATGAGCGGTACAAAATTCAAAGCTAATGCAAAATTAGTTGTAGATAACAAGGAAGTTTTCGAATTTTATCATGATGTTTTGTTCACTGATTATGGAATTAGTGGGCCAACTATTTTGCAATTATCAGGAGAAGCAATCAGAGCTAAAAACAAGGGATTAGATGTCAAAATAAGAATTGACACTGTAGATTTGGATGAAAATAAATTGTATGAGCATTTAATCTACATAATATCTTTAAATTATTATAAGAAAATAAATGAGTTGTTGGTCGGTTTGATTAACGACAATTTGATTGAAGAAGTTTTGAATCAAGCAGGTATAAGTTATGATATTAATGTGTGCGAGCTTAGCAAGGAAGAAATTTACAAATTAGCACACACTCTTAAAAATTTGGAATTTAGTGTTAGTGGATACAAGGATGAGGATTCTGGTCAGATAACTTGCGGAGGAGTCGACACAGATGAGATCAATCCTTCTACTATGGAATCAAAAAAAATAAAAAATCTGTATATTATTGGTGAAATTATGGATGTCGACGGAGATTGTGGTGGATATAATCTTCAATGGGCTTTTTCATCGGCGTATTCTTGTGCGATGTCTATAATTAAAAAGGAGAACTAA
- a CDS encoding AzlC family ABC transporter permease produces the protein MDSNRIKEAIKFSSPIMLGYIPIAMAFGLLCKGQNISMLDSTLFSFVFYSGAAQFMAVELLGAGVGMFSIVLSVFLLNLRLFIMSTSLGIHTQKINPKALPVIGFMLTDEAFSVMSFNKEKLNTEFALAVELGPYLAWGIFTPVGYLIGQLMPKSVQTSLEVGLTAMFIALVVPSIKKSSNGLVVSLIGVVTYAIIFYLKFIPSGWDIILAILLSSFIGLKVIMKRGQNV, from the coding sequence ATGGATTCAAATAGAATTAAAGAAGCAATCAAATTTTCGTCTCCAATTATGTTGGGATATATTCCTATAGCGATGGCTTTTGGTTTGTTGTGCAAAGGTCAAAACATTAGCATGTTGGATTCGACTTTGTTTTCTTTTGTTTTCTATTCTGGAGCAGCACAATTCATGGCAGTTGAATTATTAGGTGCTGGAGTAGGTATGTTTTCCATCGTGTTGTCGGTATTTTTATTAAATTTGAGATTGTTCATAATGTCGACATCTTTGGGAATTCATACACAAAAAATAAATCCGAAAGCACTTCCTGTAATAGGATTTATGTTAACGGATGAAGCATTTTCGGTGATGAGTTTTAACAAAGAAAAGCTTAACACAGAATTTGCGTTGGCAGTGGAATTAGGACCTTATTTGGCTTGGGGAATATTTACACCAGTTGGATATTTAATAGGACAATTAATGCCAAAATCAGTCCAAACATCATTAGAAGTAGGACTTACTGCGATGTTTATCGCACTGGTAGTACCATCTATTAAGAAAAGTTCGAATGGTTTGGTAGTTAGTTTGATTGGCGTTGTAACTTATGCAATTATTTTTTATTTGAAATTTATACCATCTGGATGGGATATAATCTTAGCAATTTTATTATCATCATTCATCGGATTGAAAGTAATTATGAAAAGAGGTCAAAATGTATAA
- a CDS encoding glutaredoxin family protein, protein MDLKLYYKETCPFCKKVLRFIEKKGIKDVELVDIKADEANEKYLIEKGGQDQVPCLFIDGKPMYESMDIIKFLDEKFQ, encoded by the coding sequence ATGGATTTAAAATTGTATTACAAAGAAACTTGCCCATTCTGCAAGAAAGTATTGAGATTTATAGAAAAAAAAGGAATTAAGGATGTTGAATTAGTAGACATCAAAGCTGACGAAGCTAATGAAAAATACCTAATCGAAAAGGGTGGACAAGATCAAGTACCTTGTCTTTTCATTGATGGAAAACCAATGTATGAATCAATGGATATTATAAAATTCTTGGATGAAAAATTCCAATAA
- the dnaX gene encoding DNA polymerase III subunit gamma/tau, producing the protein MQAIYRKYRPDTFDKVYGQKHITDILKNQIETKNISHAYIFSGSRGTGKTSCAKIFARAINCLDLQDGNPCNKCENCLSSLEESTLDIVEMDAASNRRIDDIRELRDKVIYPPTKLKYKVYIIDEAHMITNEGFNALLKIMEEPPKHLVFILATTEIDKIPQTILSRCQRYEFKMINAKDISDNIKYILNDLNRKMDDDAIKLIANKADGAMRDALSILDQVLSIEKENITKQDINDILGIVDNKGIFKLVNSIIKKDAAEVLNNLYTISHNKPVENVMDELLNHFRNLLLSKNGLENIRQNNTQYNDDYNSQSELITNRQIVESMSIIIEHQKKLKQADNQKALLEILVMRLIDYIDYDDLIARVNTLEDKLNNIEQNGIKINSTQKLVEFDEKIDKNIEISQKSSEKAEKSDELSDKNDIIKNDEKIDDKSDEEFVENDDSFGKLREVLRDFDKVPKELADDIKASLENDKLVLKTNQLYLYTLLPHKKVIEQLLKPHYDFKVLDLQIDDEAEKKVNENVKKLQNLFGENVQIIEK; encoded by the coding sequence ATGCAAGCTATTTACAGAAAATATAGACCGGATACTTTCGATAAAGTTTATGGTCAAAAACATATAACTGATATTTTAAAAAATCAAATCGAAACGAAAAATATTTCTCACGCATATATTTTTTCCGGTTCAAGAGGAACAGGGAAGACTAGTTGTGCGAAAATTTTTGCAAGAGCTATCAACTGTTTGGATTTACAAGATGGAAATCCTTGTAACAAATGTGAAAATTGCCTAAGTTCTTTGGAAGAATCTACATTAGATATCGTGGAAATGGACGCTGCTAGTAACAGAAGAATTGACGATATCAGAGAACTGCGCGATAAAGTAATTTATCCGCCTACAAAATTAAAATACAAAGTTTACATTATCGACGAAGCTCACATGATTACCAATGAAGGATTTAACGCATTACTTAAAATCATGGAAGAGCCACCAAAACATTTAGTGTTCATACTAGCCACGACAGAAATTGACAAAATTCCTCAAACAATTCTATCCAGATGTCAACGATATGAGTTCAAGATGATTAATGCCAAGGATATTTCAGATAATATCAAATATATCTTGAACGATTTGAACAGAAAAATGGACGACGATGCGATTAAACTCATTGCGAACAAAGCTGATGGTGCAATGAGAGATGCATTATCTATTTTGGATCAAGTTCTTAGCATTGAAAAAGAAAATATAACAAAACAAGATATAAATGATATACTTGGTATTGTCGACAATAAAGGAATTTTCAAGCTTGTCAATAGCATCATAAAAAAAGATGCCGCAGAAGTTTTGAATAATTTGTACACAATATCACACAATAAGCCTGTCGAAAATGTTATGGATGAGCTGTTAAATCATTTTAGAAATTTGCTGTTGTCAAAAAATGGTCTTGAAAACATCAGACAGAACAACACTCAGTACAATGATGATTACAATTCACAATCTGAATTGATTACGAATAGGCAAATAGTCGAAAGTATGTCGATTATAATAGAGCATCAGAAAAAACTTAAACAAGCTGATAATCAAAAAGCTCTGCTTGAAATTTTGGTAATGAGACTAATAGATTATATCGATTACGACGATTTGATTGCCAGAGTGAATACTTTGGAAGATAAGCTCAACAATATTGAACAAAACGGGATTAAGATCAATTCTACACAAAAATTAGTCGAATTTGATGAAAAAATCGATAAAAACATAGAAATTTCACAAAAATCTTCAGAAAAAGCAGAAAAATCAGATGAATTATCCGATAAAAATGATATAATAAAAAATGATGAAAAAATCGACGACAAAAGTGACGAAGAGTTTGTCGAAAATGATGATTCATTTGGAAAACTAAGAGAAGTTTTAAGAGATTTCGACAAAGTTCCAAAAGAATTAGCTGATGATATCAAAGCTAGTTTGGAGAATGACAAGTTGGTTTTGAAGACTAATCAGTTGTATTTGTACACTTTGCTTCCTCATAAGAAAGTTATTGAACAATTACTTAAACCGCATTACGATTTTAAGGTTTTAGATTTACAAATTGACGATGAAGCAGAGAAAAAAGTAAACGAGAATGTTAAAAAATTACAAAATTTATTTGGAGAAAATGTTCAAATAATTGAAAAATAG
- a CDS encoding ZIP family metal transporter, producing the protein MMKNIDPFLLTILGLIVPGLLTGVGAIPVFFTRNVSQGKLDVFLGTAAGVMLSATCFSLILPSIEENGGGFRGVLITSLGIFAGAVFLDLIDKYSPHEHLLDKRVEGNPSDSLKKIWLFVIAITIHNFPEGMATGVGFGGDSVANGLPIAIGIGLQNMPEGLAVALSLVRENYTVKKAFLIALFTGLVEPIGAFLGYGLVTWFSPILGFILAFAGGAMLFVISDEIIPETHSNGYERQATYGIIIGFIIMMILDVALG; encoded by the coding sequence ATGATGAAAAATATTGACCCATTTTTATTGACGATTTTGGGATTGATAGTGCCTGGACTTCTTACTGGAGTCGGTGCAATTCCCGTTTTTTTCACTAGAAATGTTAGTCAAGGTAAATTAGATGTATTTTTAGGGACAGCTGCAGGTGTCATGCTTTCTGCGACTTGTTTTTCATTAATTTTACCTAGTATCGAAGAAAACGGTGGAGGTTTTAGAGGAGTTTTAATAACTTCACTTGGAATTTTTGCTGGAGCTGTGTTTTTGGATTTAATCGACAAATACTCTCCTCATGAGCATTTATTGGACAAAAGAGTTGAAGGGAATCCTTCAGATTCTTTGAAAAAAATATGGTTGTTTGTAATTGCGATTACAATTCACAATTTCCCAGAAGGTATGGCAACTGGAGTTGGTTTTGGAGGAGATTCAGTAGCAAACGGTCTTCCAATCGCAATAGGAATTGGTCTACAAAATATGCCTGAAGGTTTGGCTGTAGCTTTGTCTTTGGTTAGAGAAAATTACACGGTCAAAAAAGCATTCTTAATCGCATTATTTACAGGATTAGTAGAACCAATTGGAGCGTTTTTAGGTTACGGACTTGTAACTTGGTTCTCACCTATTTTGGGATTTATTTTGGCTTTTGCAGGAGGGGCGATGCTTTTTGTAATTAGCGACGAAATTATTCCTGAAACTCACAGCAACGGATATGAACGCCAAGCGACTTATGGAATTATAATTGGATTTATTATAATGATGATTTTAGATGTTGCTCTTGGCTAA
- a CDS encoding YbaB/EbfC family nucleoid-associated protein, which yields MGNKFRGGMPGMGNMGNMMKQMQKMQRQMEETQKKLEETEVTATSGGGAIEVVANGKKEIVSIKIDEDLVKDGDVEMLQDMVMVAVNDAIKKVLDMSESELGKITGGINIPGF from the coding sequence ATGGGAAATAAATTTAGAGGCGGAATGCCTGGTATGGGAAACATGGGTAACATGATGAAACAAATGCAAAAAATGCAAAGACAAATGGAAGAAACTCAAAAAAAATTAGAAGAAACTGAAGTTACTGCAACTAGTGGTGGCGGAGCTATCGAAGTTGTAGCAAACGGCAAAAAAGAAATAGTTTCTATTAAAATAGATGAAGATTTGGTAAAAGATGGCGATGTTGAAATGCTTCAAGACATGGTGATGGTTGCTGTTAATGATGCTATCAAAAAAGTATTGGACATGAGTGAGTCTGAACTTGGGAAAATCACTGGAGGAATTAATATTCCAGGATTCTAA